A window of Enterobacter ludwigii genomic DNA:
GAGCTTATGCCGTATCAAAATTCGCCACCGAAGGCATGATGCAGGTGCTGGCGGAGGAATATCAGAGCCGCCATCTGCGCGTAAATTGCATTAACCCCGGTGGAACGCGCACCAAAATGCGTGCCAGCGCGTTCCCGACCGAAGATCCACAGAAGCTGAAAACTCCGGCTGATATAATGCCGCTCTATCTCTGGCTAATGGGCGATGACAGTCGCCGCAAGACAGGGATGACCTTTGACGCCCAGCCAGGCCGTAAACCAGGAATTTCCCAATGAGTGAAGAACGCCATCAGCAGCGCCAGCAGCGTCTGAAAGAACAGGTCGATGCTCGCGTCGCGGCAGCCCAGGACGAACGCGGGATCATCATCGTGTTCACCGGCAACGGTAAAGGTAAAACCACTGCCGCATTTGGTACCGCTACGCGTGCCGTCGGGCACGGGCAGAAAGTCGGTGTCATCCAGTTTATCAAAGGCATATGGCCCAACGGCGAGAGGAATTTGCTTGAGCCTCATGGCGTCGAGTTTCAGGTAATGGCGACCGGGTTTACGTGGAATACCCAGAACCGGGAAACGGACACCGCCGCCTGTCTCGCCGTCTGGGAACATGCCAAAAGAATGCTGGCCGATCCTTCGCTAAACATGGTGCTACTGGATGAGATCACCTATATGGTCGCCTACGACTACCTGCCTCTGGAAGCAGTGCTGGATGCGCTGAAGAACCGTCCTGCACATCAGACGGTGATCGTCACGGGGCGTGGGTGTCATCGGGATATTCTGGAGCTGGCAGATACCGTCAGCGAGCTGCGTCCGGTGAAACATGCGTTTGATGCGGGTATCAAAGCGCAAATCGGGATTGATTACTAAAAAAAGCCCGGTCACGCTGACCGGGCTTCTGTTTTAACCGTTGTTGTTACGGCTGCCGGAACGGCGGTTGCTGCTCACCTGGCTGTGGCGTTTCACCGCACGACGGATCTGATTCGCCTTCATGCGACGACGATCTTTCTCTACTGCCACTTTAGAGGTGGTTTCTGGCGTCAGACCAACCAGCTCGCGCAGATAGTTAGTTTGCGTCAGATCCAGTTCGGTATAACCGCCACGCGGCAGACCTTTTGGCAGCAGAATGTCGCCGTAACGGACGCGGATCAAGCGGCTCACCTGAACGCCGACGGCTTCCCACAGACGACGTACTTCGCGGTTACGGCCCTCGGTCAGCGTTACGTTGTACCACTGGTTAATACCTTCACCACCGGTAAATTTGATGGTTTTGAACGCAGCAGGACCGTCTTCCAGCTGAACGCCGCGCGACAGATCGCGCAGTTTATTCTCATCAACCTGACCAAAGACGCGCACGGCGTATTCACGTTCCACTTCACGGCTTGGGTGCATCAGACGGTTTGCCAGTTCACCATCGGTGGTAAACAGCAGCAGACCGCAGGTATTCACGTCCAGACGACCTACTGCAATCCAGCGAGCGCCACGCAGTTTAGGCAGACGGTCAAACACCGTCGGGCGACCTTCCGGGTCGTTGCGGGTACACAGTTCGCCTTCCGGCTTGTAGTAAGCCAGCACGCGGCAAATCTGTTCAGCGGACTCTTTTACGGAGATAAGATGACCGTCAATACGGATCTTCAGCCCCGGTACAATTTCTACGCGGTCGCCCAGCGTGGCGATTTTACCGTCCACACTCACGCGGCCCGCTTCAATAATGGCTTCGATTTCACGGCGTGAGCCGTGGCCGGCGCGCGCCAGCACTTTCTGTAACTTCTCGCTCATTGAGCTTCCTCAGGTGTCGCCTTCACAGGCGTCGAATCAGGTCAAAAGAGGGCTTACCCCTGCTTTGATGGCCGCGTAGTATATCTGCTTAGACCATTACAAGAAAGGCTTAACATCACCCACGCCTTCACGAATCACTTCTGGTGCATCTTCGGTCAAGTCGACCACGGTGGTCGGCTGCTGTCCGAGATAGCCACCGTGAATAATCAACTCAACGACCTTCTCCAGACGATCTTTGATCTCTTCCGGATCGGATTCGGTAAATTCACTTCCCGGCAGCATCAGCGAGGTCGAGAGCATAGGTTCGCCGAGGGTTTCCAGCAGCGCCTGAGCAATCGGGTTCGACGGTACGCGCATGCCGATGGTTTTACGTTTTTCCTGCAGAAGACGGCGCGGAACCTCTTTCGTCCCTTTCAGGATGAACGTGTAATTACCCGGCGTGTTGTTCTTGATCAGGCGAAACGCCACGTTATCCACATAAGCATAGGTCGACAACTCAGAGAGATCGCGACACATCAGGGTAAAGTTATGGCCGTCCGGCAGCTGGCGAATACGGCAAATGCGTTCCATCGCCCCTTTGTCTTCAATTTTGCAGCCCAGCGCATAGCCAGAATCGGTCGGATAGACAATGACACCGCCTTTGCGAACGATCTCTACGGCCTGGTTAATCAGGCGTGGCTGCGGGTTATCCGGATGGATATAGAAAAATTGACTCATACTTCCCTCTCTTCAATTTGCTGCGGCTGTTCCCAGAGCGTCCAGACAGGCTCAACGCCAGCGGGCAGCCAGAGCTTGCGCCCCAGTTCGATCCAGGCGCAAGGCTGATGGAAATCAGACCCTTGTGACCCAAGCAGGCCGAACTGACGGGCATAAGTTGCGAGCTGCGCGCGCTCATTGGGCGCCTGCTGACACTGGGCGACTTCCATCGCCTCACCACCGCATTCGGCAAAGTGTGCCAGCAGTCTTTTCAGCCATTTAGCAGAAAGATTATATCGCCCCGGATGGGCCAGCACGGCCTTGCCACCAGAATGATGAATCACATCAATAGCTTGTTTTATTGTACACCACTGTGGCGGAACGTATCCGGTTTTCCCGCGAGCAAGATATTTTTTAAAAACATCCGCCATTGTCGTGGCTTTGCCCACCTCTACCAGAAAACGGGCGAAATGACCGCGCGTGACCGCCCCGCCGTTCGCCAGCTTTTGAGCACCTTCCAGCGCGCCCGGAATATGCGCCTTTTCCAGACGTTCACCAATCATCTCTGCGCGCTGGTTGCGGCGCGTTTTTTGTTCTTGCAAAAAGGCCCGAAGTGCCGGATGGTCTATATCGATATTCAGGCCAACAATATGAATTTCATGGTTTTCCCAGACGGTGGAGATTTCGACACCGGACACCAGATTAAGCGCCAGCCCGCTGCGGGCGATTTCGGCGCGCGCCGCCGGAATGGCATCTGTCGTATCGTGATCGGTTATCGCCAGCGTACCGACGCGCATTTCAACGGCACGATGAACCAGGTCCTCGGGTGTCAGTAGGCCATCAGAGGCCTGTGTATGGCTG
This region includes:
- the rluB gene encoding 23S rRNA pseudouridine(2605) synthase RluB, producing MSEKLQKVLARAGHGSRREIEAIIEAGRVSVDGKIATLGDRVEIVPGLKIRIDGHLISVKESAEQICRVLAYYKPEGELCTRNDPEGRPTVFDRLPKLRGARWIAVGRLDVNTCGLLLFTTDGELANRLMHPSREVEREYAVRVFGQVDENKLRDLSRGVQLEDGPAAFKTIKFTGGEGINQWYNVTLTEGRNREVRRLWEAVGVQVSRLIRVRYGDILLPKGLPRGGYTELDLTQTNYLRELVGLTPETTSKVAVEKDRRRMKANQIRRAVKRHSQVSSNRRSGSRNNNG
- the cobO gene encoding cob(I)yrinic acid a,c-diamide adenosyltransferase, coding for MSEERHQQRQQRLKEQVDARVAAAQDERGIIIVFTGNGKGKTTAAFGTATRAVGHGQKVGVIQFIKGIWPNGERNLLEPHGVEFQVMATGFTWNTQNRETDTAACLAVWEHAKRMLADPSLNMVLLDEITYMVAYDYLPLEAVLDALKNRPAHQTVIVTGRGCHRDILELADTVSELRPVKHAFDAGIKAQIGIDY
- the yciV gene encoding 5'-3' exoribonuclease, coding for MGSALSDTTYAIIYDLHSHTQASDGLLTPEDLVHRAVEMRVGTLAITDHDTTDAIPAARAEIARSGLALNLVSGVEISTVWENHEIHIVGLNIDIDHPALRAFLQEQKTRRNQRAEMIGERLEKAHIPGALEGAQKLANGGAVTRGHFARFLVEVGKATTMADVFKKYLARGKTGYVPPQWCTIKQAIDVIHHSGGKAVLAHPGRYNLSAKWLKRLLAHFAECGGEAMEVAQCQQAPNERAQLATYARQFGLLGSQGSDFHQPCAWIELGRKLWLPAGVEPVWTLWEQPQQIEEREV
- a CDS encoding threonylcarbamoyl-AMP synthase; amino-acid sequence: MSQFFYIHPDNPQPRLINQAVEIVRKGGVIVYPTDSGYALGCKIEDKGAMERICRIRQLPDGHNFTLMCRDLSELSTYAYVDNVAFRLIKNNTPGNYTFILKGTKEVPRRLLQEKRKTIGMRVPSNPIAQALLETLGEPMLSTSLMLPGSEFTESDPEEIKDRLEKVVELIIHGGYLGQQPTTVVDLTEDAPEVIREGVGDVKPFL